One genomic segment of Clostridium saccharoperbutylacetonicum N1-4(HMT) includes these proteins:
- the yidD gene encoding membrane protein insertion efficiency factor YidD has translation MKKLLINLINFYRKHISPGRPACCRFMPTCSQYALDAINKYGALKGTIMAVYRILRCNPFCKGGYDPVR, from the coding sequence ATGAAGAAATTACTAATAAACTTAATTAACTTTTACAGAAAACATATTTCACCAGGAAGGCCAGCATGCTGTAGGTTTATGCCAACTTGTTCGCAATATGCTCTAGATGCAATAAATAAGTATGGAGCTTTAAAGGGAACAATTATGGCAGTTTACAGAATATTAAGATGTAACCCTTTTTGTAAAGGTGGATATGACCCAGTAAGATGA
- the rnpA gene encoding ribonuclease P protein component — translation MIYRLKKNFEFTIIYRRGKSFANELLVMYIFKNKKNRDVSFNYYNKLGISVSKKVGNSVVRSRCKRLISESFRLNYNYIIKGYDFIFIARNPIKDKSYFEVETAMKNLIKKAGLYNNEEITNKLN, via the coding sequence ATGATTTATAGATTAAAAAAAAATTTTGAATTTACAATTATATATAGACGCGGAAAGTCATTTGCAAATGAACTCTTAGTCATGTATATATTTAAGAATAAAAAAAATAGAGATGTAAGTTTTAATTATTATAATAAACTAGGTATTTCCGTAAGTAAAAAAGTAGGAAATAGTGTTGTTAGAAGTAGATGCAAAAGATTAATAAGTGAAAGCTTTAGATTAAATTATAATTATATAATAAAAGGATATGATTTTATTTTTATAGCAAGAAATCCAATTAAAGATAAAAGTTATTTTGAAGTAGAAACTGCTATGAAAAATTTAATTAAAAAGGCAGGCTTATATAATAATGAAGAAATTACTAATAAACTTAATTAA